The segment CTGCTGATCGTGACAGCCGCGTTCGATATCGGCCTGGTCATCCATGCAAGGTTCAATCTGGCCGCTCAGGTTTCGGCGGCCGCCAGCTACAGCCAGATGAAGGGTCTTTCGATCGCGGACGACGATGCTGCCGCTTTTGCGGGCGGGGTCGCAGCCGTCCTGTCGGCCGGCAGCACAAGCATGGAAGGGACGGTCATGCTCAACAACGCATCCCGCGCCACCGTGAAGAACGGAGTCGTGGCAACTGCGGATTCTGGCGGTGACATGGCGCAGTGCTACTGCCCGACACGCGTCGACGGCCGGATTCAGTGGGGCGGGGCGCGGACCTGCCGCGTGCCTTGCAGCGACGGCAGCGCCGCCGGCAGGTTCATCGAAGTGTCTGCAAGCACGCAATACATTTCGCTCTTTGGCGGTTACGGCATGACCGAAGATGGCTCGATCACGGCAAATGCCGTCGTTCGCCTTGAATGACCGCTAGCCGCGCGATAGCCCGAATCTGGCACTGCCGAAGCGGCACTGCGGCAATCGAGTTTGCCTTTGTCATCGGCCCCCTGATGCTGTTGATGTTTGGTGCCATCGAAGTGGCCCGCCTCGTCTGGGTGCGCAAAGCCATTGATGAAAGCGCGATTTCGGGCGCGCGCTGCATGGGGATCAAGGCTGCAGCCTGCGCCACGGCCGATCATGTCGACCCCGTCGCAACCAAGGCGCATATCCGCAAGCAGGCAGGTTCGTGGGGGCTTTCGCTTGCGTCATCGATGATCGAACTGGACGAGGCCGCAGGTTGTGGCGAACCGACCGGCGGGTTTTCCAGCGTGATCATCAGCTACCAGTTCAACAGTGTCCTGACCCTGTTGACCGGCCCCCGGCTGTCGTTCGAAGCTTGCTTCCCCAATCAGGACTGACGACCGGTCGGGCCGGGCAATCACGCTGATCCGCAAAACATCCGGGCCCTTCTCCGCATGGGGGGGGGCAGAACGCGTCGGCCACCGCAAGGCGGCGCGACCGTGCGGGGCGACCGGCGATCCAGTCGATCACGGTTGCCGTTGGCGAAAACCTTGCCTTGCCCGGCCGGCGAAATTGCCCCATCGTCGATGCCCGGGGAAGTTCGGCCTTGTGAGGCCCGGGGCTAGATGTATATTGAATGCATCATGTACTGACGCCAAAAAGGGCCTGACGAGTCTGACATCCCTTTCGGGCATTCCTCTCGCGGCTTGGCTGCTGTAAAGACAGCCATCATCCGCGCCTCCCAAACAGCCAATTCCGGCAAAGCCGGATGTTGGCCTAATGCGCCTTGTAACGAAGGCTGAAACGGAACCTCCTCCTACGTCGTCGCAGATCGACCCCATGTGCGGAACTCCGCGCGTCCCCGCCTGCCGAACACCGTCGCGGCATCCGGATGGCAAATCGGATCCCCTGGCATCGGGCCGTCACCCAGAAAAGCAGCAGAGACAATCGAACACCAAAGACCCAAATGCGGCCGTCCGGCGCGAATTGCATGTCGAGGCACCCGGCACCCGAGCGACCTGCATCCGTCCGGCGAAGCGGCCGCCTTCGTCCGCTCATGTCGGCACGCGAGGTTCGACCCATGATTGCCGACGATGGCGCAGTGCGCGCGGGCCGCGCCTTTCCGACTCCGCTCTCGGGGGAATTGCGGGCGCGGACGGCATCGCTTCACGATCAGGCCGAAGTCCTGCTCGGGTTGCCCGACAGCATCGGCGGCAGGGGCGAGTATGCCGATTGGCTCGGGCATTTCTTGGCCTTCTACCAACCTCTGGAACGCAACCTGGGCGCGTTCGACGAATGGCGCGTTCTGGCCCCCTTCCCCCCCGACTCCGAGCATTCCCGACGGCTGATCCGCGACCTTGAAGCACTGGGCTTCGACAGCCGGGCCATGGCCCGCCTTCCCGATGCCCCATGTCCGACGCTAAAGACCTTCGCGCAGGCCCTGGGCGCGCGCTATGTCCTGGAGGGGGCGACCCTTGGGGGAAAGGTGATCCTGCGGGAACTGCAGGCGCGGATGGGCCCCGAAATTGCCGGAGCCACGGCCTTTTTCGGGGGCGGCGAGCCTGCCAAGTCATCGACCTGGCGCGTGTTCAGGTTGGCCGTCGATCGCTATGGCGCACAGCGCACGGAGTGCCGGGAGGATGTGCTGGCGGGGGCCGAGACGACGTTTCGCGCCTTGCTGGAGTGGTTTGAACCCTTCGTCACGGACAAGAGCCCCCTGCGGCGGAAACAGCCCGAACACGGAAAGGCCGGATCGACCGACGCATCCGGCCCCGAAGGAGCCTTGAAATGATCATTGCAATGCCTCCGGGCAACCCGACGAACCTGGACCGTTGCGAGCGGGAGCCGATTGCTACCCCCGGCGCTATCCAGCCGCACGGGGCTTTGCTCACGGCGGTGTGGGACAGCGGGCTGATCGCCCATGCCAGCGCCAACCTTGACAGGATTCTCGGCGCGTCGCCGGCTTCCGTCCTTGGTCAGCCGATCGACAGGGTGATCGACGGTCTGAACGATCTCCGGCAGCGCGGGATGCTGCCCGGATCGCAGGCCCTGCCATCAACGGGCCATCTCCGCGATCCGCAAGGCAGGCCCTTGCAGATGCACGCCTTCCGGTCGGGCCGCTATCTGTGCGTCGACATCGAAGTGATCCAGGCGACCGCGCAAAGAATGCAGGTCGGCCTTGCGCAGACGATCATCGAGAGCTTCGCCACCGCGCAGACGCAGACCGACCTCTGCGCACTGGCCGTGCGTGGGCTGAAGGCGGTGACGGGTTACCATCGGATCATGGCCTACCGCTTCGGCGCGGACGGTCATGGCGAGGTGATTGCCGAAGCGTGCAATCCCGGAATGGTGCCCTACCTCGGCCTGCGCTACCCGGCCTCGGACATTCCGCAGGTCGCGCGGGCGCTGTACCTGCGCCAGCGCGTCGGCGCGATCGCGGATTCCTCCTACCTGCCCGTTCCCCTGCTCGGGCATCCCGACCTGGACGACGGGGTGCCGCTGGACCTGACGCACAGCGGCCTGCGCAGCGTGTCGCCGGTCCATCTGGAATACATGCGCAACATGCAGACCGCCGCGAGTCTGACCGTCGGGCTTGCCGATGGGGGCAAGCTGTGGGGAATGCTGGTCTGCCACCACATGACCCCCAGGGTGCCCGACCCGGAACAGAGATCCGTGGCAGGCATGATCGGCCAGGTGGTTTCGCTGATGCTGGGCAGCCTGGGCGAGACGGAAACCGCCCTGCAGAAGCTTGGCCGGCAAGCCATCCTCACCGCGCTGGTGGAAAAGCTCGGGGCGCCGGGCACGCTGCCGGAGGCATTCGCAGGTGCGCAGGCCGATCTGCTGGGGCTTGTCGATGCGGCCGGCGCGCTGGTCCGCCTGTCCGGGACCACCCTGCGCCTTGGCGTTCTGCCCCCGCCCTGCGTGGTCGAAAGGGTGCTTCCGACGCCCCTGCCGGGGCCGGCGGCGGACCCTCTCGCCCTGGATGACCTCGGGCTGCGCCATCCCGACCTGGCACCGTCCGTGGCCGACGGGGCGGGTGTGATGGTTCTACCGCTGGCATCCGGCGGCAGCGACCTGATCGCCTGGTTCAGACCGGAACAGCGGCGCACCATCACCTGGGGCGGGAACCCGGCCAACCACGCAAAATGGGATCCGGACCTTGGCCGGATGACCCCCCGCGCCTCCTTCGCCGCGTGGAAGGAAACCGTTTCCGGCCGGTCCAATCCCTGGACGATGGCCGATCTTGCCCAGGCACAGGCCCTTCGGCAAGCGGTTGCAACCGAGATGGCACAGCGCGACAGCGCCGAACTGGCGAAATTGCGTCATTACGATCCGCTGACCGGCCTTGCCAACCGAAGCCTGCTGCAGGAAAGGCTGACCGCCTTGCTGGCGGAATCCGGGGCGGGCGCGGCGCTGCTGTTTCTCGATCTCGATCGCTTCAAGGCCGTCAACGATTCCATGGGGCATGGCGTGGGCGATGCGTTGCTGGTCGAGGTCGCGCAGCGGCTTTCGGCCGCCGTGCGCCCGGATGATCTGGTGGCCCGGCTTGGCGGCGACGAGTTCGTCGTGCTCTGCTCGGGGCTGGACCACGGCGATGTCACCCGGCTTGGCGAGCGCCTGCGGCACATGATCGACCAGCCGTTCGAGATCGCGGGCCGCTGGTGTCATGTGTCCGCCAGCATCGGCGTCGCCAACACGGCCGACCTGGGAAACCTTGATCTGGTGCAGGCGGCCGACATCGCCATGTATGCCGCCAAGCAGGTCGGCGGCAACCGCAGCCAGGTGTTCGAGCCGGAGCTTCATGAAGTGGCAGCGCGGCAGGTGACGTTCGACCGCGATCTGCGCGATGCGACCGGGCGCGACCAGTTCAAGCTGGAATATCAGCCGATCTTCGCCCTGGCCGCGAAGGGAAAGAGGCTGAAGGGGTTCGAGGCGCTCTTGCGCTGGGAACATCCGCAACAGGGCACGCTGCTGCCTGACCAGTTCATTCCTATGGCCGAAAAACTGGGCCACATCCATCCGATCGGAGACTGGGTGATGGCGACGGCGGTCCGGCAGGCGCTGGCCTTGCGCACGGCCTGCCCCGGCCTCGATCTCAAGATCTACGTCAACGTCTCGCCGTTGCAACTCGCCCACCCCGGGTTTCTTTCCGGGCTGCTGGATCTGCTGCAAAGCGTTCCGGCCTTTCCGCCGCAGGCGCTTTGCATCGAGGTCACCGAAAGCGTCGTGGGCGACACGAACGTGGGAGACATTCTCCGCCAGATCTGCGCGATGGGGGTGCGCGTCGCAATCGACGATTTCGGCACCGGCTTTTCCTCGCTTTCGCGCATTCGCTGCCTGCCGGCCCATGAGGTCAAACTCGACCGAAGCTTCCTGAACCAGCTGTCCATGGACGACAAGTCGGGCAAGTTCCTCGGCATCCTGAACGCCCTGATCCACTCCGCGGACATGAGCGTCGTCCAGGAGGGCATCGAGACAGAGGCCCAGCTTGACTTCGTGCGTGCCGCGGGCGCCGATCTGGTTCAGGGCTACTTCCTGTCCCTTCCCCTGTCCATCGACGAGGCGACGCAGCTAGCCCGCCAGCATGGTCAGCAATCGATGGCCGAACGGAAAGCTGCGACCTGACCTCCTGGGCTTGTCGCTGGCGCGGGATTGGCACGGGCCTTCGCTGGAATGCCCTCCGGATGTGAAGGTTTGGCGGCCGAGACCAACCCATCGCAACCGCCGCGGCACCGGTGGCGCCGAGGTCAGGAAGGCGCTGACGTGCCGCACCGGCCCGCTCGTGCTTCACGCCGGCAACGGCAACCCGATGAAGGCGGTGAAGGCGGCGCAAAGTCATTTCCACCGCTCAACCGAAAGTAGCAATATCAATGTGGAGTGCGTCCAGCTAGAACTGGATGACGGGGATCCGCGCTGGACCCGACATTTCAAGCCACTTGCGACAAGCGATTCAATCCAATCTCCCAATTGGAAACCGCCATGCCGACCTGTGACAATCCGCTGACGCGAAAGCTCTCTGCCTTTGTCGCCCTGTCGGGCGAGGAACTGGAGGCTCTTGCGCGCCTTCGACGTTACCCCCGAACCTTTCGGGCCCGGCGCGAGATGATCCATGAAGGGCAGAAACCCCATTCCGCCTTCATTCTGGAATCGGGCTGGGCCTGTTCGTTCAGGGTGCTTCCCGGTGGAGAACGGCAGATCATAGATTTCCATGTTCCCGGCGACATTCTGGGGCTGCGCAGCATCCTGTTCCGCACACTGGACCACAGCGGCGAAGCTGTCACACGCATCAAGGCATCAGAGGTGCTCCTTTCCGATATTCTCGCCAGCTTTTCTCAGACGCCACGCCTTGCAACCGCCGTCTTGTGGGCTGCGGCGCGCGAAGAGGCAATACTGGTCGAACATCTCGTCAATCTTGGTCGCCGCTCGGCGGATGTGCGCGTTGCCCACTTCCTGCTTGAACTGGGCGCACGGCTGGAACTGGTGGGGATCGGTGACGAGAGGGGCTTCGACTGCCCCCTGACACAATACTATCTTGCCGATGCCCTTGGGCTGAGCCCTGTGCATGTGAACCGCACCTTGCGACGCCTGCGCGAAATGGGTCTGGTGACGTTCCAGAAGTCGCGCGTAAGGTTCGACAATCTCGTCGCGCTTCAGGATTTCGCCGGCTTCTCGCCGGATTATCTCGATCATGACCGGCCCCTTCTGCAGAACGCAGCCCCACCCGGCGAGCTCGCGGCCGAAGCAGCCCTGATCGCCGCGCGCGGATCAGGTGCAAGTCGTGGCGGGGGGTTTGCCGAGCATTGACGCACAGGCGGACCGGCGGGCGCTGCCGATGGCAAACCGGCCACGGGCCGAACGCGGGCGCCTGCGCATCCCCGCAATGGCGCGGGTCCGGCAGGCGCCCGATACCATCCGGCCTGCCACCCCCGACGACCGCACAGGCGGCGACGGTCTTTGCGCCCGGATGCCGGGCTTGAGGGGAATCGCCGCAAGCCCCGTCAGGGCAGGGTTCAACATGGCCGCACAGCCGGTCCCCGATCGGGGCTGGACGAGGCGCGCCATTGCGCGTTACTGTTCCAACCGGAGATTCCCGGCGCGATTGCACACCGGAGGTTCGCCACTACCATGTGACTGAAAATTTCGAAGGATACCCAGCGATGGCCAAAGGCACCGTGAAATGGTTCAACAGCACAAAGGGCTTCGGCTTCATTGCCCCGGAAGGCGGCAAGAATGACGTGTTCGTCCACATCTCCGCCCTTGAGCGGTCAGGGATCAGGGAACTCGCAGATGGGCAGGCCATCACGTTCGACATCGAAGCGGGCCGCGATGGCCGTGAATCGGCGGTCAACCTGAAACTGGCCTGATGAGACTGCGGGCGATGATGTCTGTGACTTGTCCTTGTCGCCTGCGATTCTTCCCCGACGCATGAGGCACGGGTCGTCCTGACCAAAGGAAGCGGGCCCGGCCTTGCGTTCACAACTGTGGAACGGATGGGCGGCCCTGCCGCCTGGCCCGCGCGCGGGGGGTGACAGATGGCCGGGTCGGCAGTCACCGATCCGCCGACACGCGCCTGCGCCGGGGAGAGTCGGCGCAGGTACCCTTAGCGGGGCGCGCTGCGTCGGCGCTGCTTGTGACGGTCGTGTCGCCCGCTTCGAACCGGCCCGCACGGCCCTGGCAGGAATGCGATTGCGGCCCGGATGATGAAAGACGGCATTGCGGGCGGTTTCGGACCGGGCAAGCGCCGGGCAGCCTGCATTTTGCGTTGCCACCAGGCGCGCTCGCGTAAAGTCAGATCTCCGCCACGGCCTTTGCCAGAAGGTCTCGCACCTAGGCTGCGACAAGCTGCAGGTCCGGATTGTCGATCGCCTGCATCGAGGCCGCGGGGTCGATTGCGCTGACCTCGATGCCGCCGTCAACCTCGCGCAGGATCACGTTGCAGGGCAGCATGGCGCCGACCCGCGGTTCGATCCCGATCGCCTGGTGGGCCATCCTGGGGTTGCACGCCCCGAGAATGCGATAGGATGGCATATCGACATCCAGCTTTGCCTTCATCGTTGCCTTGACATCGATTTCGGTCAGGATGCCGAAGCCGTTGGCGGCAAGGGCCTTGCGCGTGCGGGCATCGGTGTCTTCAAAGCTTGCTCCGGCGAACAGCCGGTTGATCGTGTAGCCCATGGTCGTCTTTCCCTTTCGTTTGATTGGCTCGGGTTCATGATCGTGGCGAAAGGGATACGGGCGAAAGCCGACATGTTCCGGCGTCAGCCTTCCCTGTTCCGAGCCGCCGCACAAAGCTCCAGGCGTCCACAGGACCAACGCCGGAACCGCCGGGGCGGTTCCGGCGGTCAGGCTCGCCGCTCCGTCACTCCAGCGCATCATGTCCGATCTCCGGGCAGTCGGACAGGTCCGATCCACCGGTTCCGGCCACCCCTTTGGCCAGATCACGCAGGGCGCTGCGCAGGCCTTCTTCCAGCACCGGATGGTAGAACGGCATGGCAAGCATGTCGGCCACCGTCATCTGCCGTTCCACCGCAAGTGCCAAAAGGTGGGCGAGATGTTCGGCCGAAGGCACGCACATCTCGGCTGCCAGAAGCCGGCCGGTCGTGCGCTCGGCATGGATGCGCAGCAGCCCGCCGGCGGTCCGGGCCATGCGCGCCCGCGCCTGCGTCGAGAAATCCGCGCTGCCCGACACAACGTCGCGGTCGCCAAGGCGTGACAGCGGCAATCCCACCCGCGCCACCTGCGGCGATGAAAACACGATCGACAAGGGCGTGCGCCGACAGAACCCGTTCCCTGCCGCATCGGGCGCGGCCATGCGGCCCGCGATATGCCCCTCGTCGGCGGCCTCGTGCAGCAGCGGGCGAAACCCGTTGGCGTCACCGGCAAGAAACACGTTCAGGCCGCCGATCCGCAGCGTTGCCGGGTCGACCTCGGGCATCCCCTTGTCGTCGAGCGGCACGCCCAGCGTCTCCAGCCCCAGACCGTCGGTGTTGGGGCGTCGTCCGATGGCCACCAGAACGGCATCGGCGTCAAAAGTGCCGCCCGCGCCCACGACGCGGATGGCATCGCCCGATGGCTCCAGTTCGGCGGGGGCACCCAGATGAAGTGCCATCTCGGCCCCGATCAGCGGCAGGAAAGCCGCGAGGATCTGTGGGTCGTCGATGCCGGCCACCCCCACGGCCGCGTCGAAACCTGCAATTTCCAGCCCCAGTCGCGCAAGGGCCTGCGCAATCTCGACGCCGATCGCGCCCATGCCGATCACGGCGATGCGGCGCGGCAGATCCGCCTGTTCGAACAGGCTGTCGGTTGTCAGGATGCGGCCGCCGAAACGCGCCCAGGGTCCGGGCACCACGGGGCGGCTGCCGGGGGCAAGGATGATCGCGCGCGCCTCGATCTCTTCCCCGTTCACCGCCAGCCGCCCGGGCCCCAGCAGGCGGGCGCGGCCTGACCGGGCGCGCGCGCCGAGCTTGCCCGGCACGCCCTCCGGCCCCTTCACGAAGCCGTCGCGCATGGCGCGAACCCGCGCGAGGACAGCGGGGATGTCGGGCCGCACCGCATCCGCGCCGCGAATGCCGAATTCGTCGAAGGCAAGCCGCCGGTGAAAGGCATTTGCCGCCTCGATCAGCGCCTTTGAGGGCATACAGCCCACCGCGGCGCAGGTCGTGCCCCAATGCCCGTCATTGACCAGCAGGAAATCATCGGTATGCCGACGCACCTCGCGCAGGGCCGAGAGGCCTGCCGTGCCCGCGCCGACAATGACGGTATCGACCTTCATGGCTTGCGCCTCCTTGTCCGGGCGTGGGTGGTTTCATGTTCGGTGCCGGGCCGAGGGTCGGGTCGGCGGTCAGGCACCGGCTTCCGGCCCCGGTCCCTGACTCCTTGCGGACCCGCGCGAGGGGCAATGACCGGCAGTTCGACCTTTCGCCATGGTAGGCCCTCCCGCCGGGGTTGTCACGCCGCCCGAACAAAGGAACGCCGGACGGGGCGCCAGTTTTCGTCTGTCGAAACCCGTGCCGCGGGGTGAACCTGCGGGTCAGGTCCGCGCGGCCCGGATCGCTTCGTCCAGCACATCCTGCGTCAAGGCCCCGGAGTAAAGTGTCTGGCCGATGATGTAGGCGGGCGTGCCTGCCAGCCCGAAACTGTCGGCCTGGCGCATGTTGCGGGCGAGATAGGCGTTCCACTTGTCGGCGGATCCGGCGAAGGCAGCCGTTGCCGCGGCGATGTCGATCCCTGCGCCGATCAGCGCCTCGTCGACCTGCGCCGCGCTCAGGCGCGCCTTGGTGGCCATCAACGCGGCGTTGGCGGCCTCGAACCGGCCCATTTCGGCTGCCCCCAGCGTCAGCCGGGTCGCGCGCAGGGACTCGCCGCCGAAGATCGGCCAGTCCTTCATCACGAGCCGGATGTTGCCATCGCGGGCGACAGCTTCCATCAGCATCGGATGCCCCGACTTGCAGCAGGGGCATTGATAGTCGAAATATTCGACCAGGGTGACATCGCCTTCCGGATTGCCGAGCACCGGCCCGTCGGGATCGAACAGCACATCTTCCACGGTAAGCTCCGCCTCTTGCGCGAAGGCGGGCAGCGGCATCAGGGCGGCGGCGCTGCCTGTCAGGATCAGGGTTCTGCGGGTTACGTTCATCGGATCGGCTTTCCTTTGGTTGGGGTCATGGCGTTGGCGGCGGACAATGTGGCCGGTGGCGGCGTGGTGCCCTGCCCGGCCTGCATCTCGTCGAGCACGACCACGCGGGTGTTGGGCGGCACGCGTTCGTAAAGATCGAGGATGTCCTGGTTGAACAGCCGGATGCAGCCCGCCGAGGTGGCCTGCCCGATCGACGACGCATCATTGGTGCCGTGGATGCGGTACATCGTGTCCTTGCCGCCCTTGAACAGGTAAAGCGCCCGCGCGCCCAGCGGGTTGTCGATGCCCCCTTCCAGACCGGCGGCATATTTTCCGTACATCTCCGGCTGGGTTTCCAGCATGTTCCGGGTCGGCGTCCAGCCCGGCCATTCGCGCTTGAAGGGCACGTTGCCGGTGCCTGCAAAGGCCAGCCCGGCCTTGCCCACCGCCACGCCGTAGCGCAGCGCGCGGTTGTCTTCGAGGATGAAGTACAGGAACCTCTCATGGGGATCGACCACGATGGTTCCGGGTTCTTCTTCGGTCCAGTAGGCCACCTCCTGCCTCTTGTTGCGCTCTGACAGATACTGCGCCGGCACTGCGGGAATGGCGTTCTCGCCGTCCTGGATCGGCGCATACATCGCCTGAAGCGCGGGATCGACCTGAGGCCCGGATGCAGGCAATACGTCGGGTGGTGCGGCGCAGGCGGCCAGCCCGGTCAGTGCAAGCAGCAGCAGCGCCTTGGAAAGCCGCAGGGGCGGCAGTTTGGGGTGGTCCGGCATGTCAGGGTTGTCCTTTCAGACGCGCAATTCCAGCGTTCAGCTGGCTGCGGGAAATCTTGCCCAGATGGGCGTCTTGCAGGCGGCCATCGGCGCCGATGAACAGGGTGGCGGGCAACCCGAGCGCGCCGTAGTGGCGGTAGAGGTCCTGCCCGCTGTCGATGACGACGGTGCCCGGTGCCAGCCCCTCGCGGGCGAGGAACCGCTCGACGATCACCGGGCCCTCGCCCTGATTGGCAAACACCATGTCCACATCGGTCAGCCCCGCCGCGACTTCCGCCATCATCGGCAATTCGCGGCGGCAGGGCGGGCACCAGGTGGCCCAGAGGTTGACGACCAGCGGTCTGCCGCCCCGGTCCGACAGGATCACCGGATCGCCCGCCAGTGTCGCAAAGGCTGTCGGCGGCAGCGCCGTGGCGGCAGCATCACCGCTGATCTGGAAGGCGACATTCGCCAGTGCCATGGCTGACGCGAGGGCCAGCCCCGCCATGGCTGCATCCTGCGGCCTGCGCCACAGGTGAAACAGGCTGATGCCCGCCACCCCGACCCCGGCGGCAACCAGCGAAAAGCCGCCCTGCCAGAGGTAAAGGACGCTGGCCGGATCGGCCAGAAAATCCGGCCAGTGCAGCGCCACGAAGCCCAGACGGGCGGCAAGGATACCGCCGATGACGACCTGCCCCGACCACCTTCGGAACGCGGGCCCGCGCGCGCGCGCCATGATCTCGGTCACGACCAGGAATACGATGATGCCGGTGATGGCCGCAAAGCGCGGGCCGGAAAACACCAGCGGGCCGATCTCCACCCCCTGCATCAGTTCACCATCCGGGCGGAGCGGGACAGCGTGTCGATGGTCACGTCGCCCACCAGCCGCGTGCCGACCACCTCGGTGCGTTGCGCATCCAGAAAGACGACCGTCGGCGGGCCGACCGCGCCCAGCTTTTCCAGCAGGGCGCGCCCCTCGGGGCCGGTATCGGTGACATCCGCCTTGATCAGCGTCAGCCCGGCAAGGCTGGCCTGCAACCCCGCATCCGGCAAAACACGGCGCTCGATGGTGCGGCAGGTCACGCACCAGTCGGCGGTGACGTAGACCATCGCGGGGCCGGTGGCGTCGCGCAACGCGGCGGTCAGGGCGGCAGGACTGTGGGCGCTTGTGAAGGCAAGATCCGGGGTCGCCAAGGCGCCGCCCTGGCGAAGCCCGGCCAGCGGGCGCAGCGGATCGTCAGACCCCATCGCCGCGCCGACGGCAAGGATCACCCCGCCCAGCATCGCCACCAGCCCGGCGGTCTTGCCCGCGCGCCGGACCGGACCGGCTGTCGCGGCAAGACTGTCGAATGCCCCCAGAAACACGCCCGTGCCGATCAGGAACACCGCCCAGAGCGCCAGTTCCAACGGCCCCGGCACCAGCCGCGCGCCCAGCCAGATCGCCATGCCCAGAAACACAAAGCCGAACACGCGCCGCGCGCCTTCCATCCATGCCCCGGCGCGGGGCAGCACCCGTGCGCCGAACGTGCCCGCAATGAACAGCGGAATGCCCTGCCCCAGCCCCAGCGCGAACAGGGCGCCCGCGCCAAGCGCCACATCCCCGGTCTGCGCGATGTAGAGCAGGCCGCCCGCCAGCGGTGCCGTGACGCAAGGCCCCACGATCAGCGCCGAGGTAAAGCCCAGCACCGCCGCGCCGCCGACCGATCCGCGCCGCCCGCCTCCGATGCGCGAAAGCCGGGTCGTCATCGCGGCGGGCAGGCGCAGCTCGAACAGGCCGAACATCGACAGGGCCAGCAGCGCGAAGATGCCCGCCACGAGGCCCAGTGCCAGCGGCGATTGCAGCGCCAGTTGCAGGTTCTGCCCCGACCATGCCGCGGCCATGCCCAGAACGCCGAAGGCCGAGGCCATCGCCAGAACGTAAGACCCCGACAGCAGCGCCCCGCGCGACGCGGTCAGTGTTTCGCCCTGCCGCGCGAGCATTCCCGCCAGAATGGGAAACATCGGAAAGACGCAAGGCGTGAAGGCCAGCAGCAGCCCGAAGCCCAGAAAGCCGGCCAGCACCAGCAGCGGCCCGCCGCGCGTGGCAAGGCCCGCCACCATGCCATCGCCGCCGCCGGTCAGGGTCAGACCGTCGGTGTCGGGCGCTGCGGTCCCGGCAACAGGGGCAACCGCAGCCTCGGCCAGGATATTGCCAGCTGGCGTGACGGCACGAGTGATCGGCGGATAGCACAATCCGTCTTCCTGGCAGCCCTGCCAGGTAATGCTCACCGTGCTCCCGGTCGCGGCAAGCCGTGCCGTCACACTGTCATGGTATATTTCCGATGGGCCGAAGGTCGGGTCGTCCTTGCTGATCCCGGTCGGGGTTTCCAGCGCCAGCGCAGCGCCGTCCGGTGTGGCGGCGGCAAGGAAATCGCGGTAGAGGTAGTAA is part of the Paracoccaceae bacterium Fryx2 genome and harbors:
- a CDS encoding dihydrolipoyl dehydrogenase; this translates as MKVDTVIVGAGTAGLSALREVRRHTDDFLLVNDGHWGTTCAAVGCMPSKALIEAANAFHRRLAFDEFGIRGADAVRPDIPAVLARVRAMRDGFVKGPEGVPGKLGARARSGRARLLGPGRLAVNGEEIEARAIILAPGSRPVVPGPWARFGGRILTTDSLFEQADLPRRIAVIGMGAIGVEIAQALARLGLEIAGFDAAVGVAGIDDPQILAAFLPLIGAEMALHLGAPAELEPSGDAIRVVGAGGTFDADAVLVAIGRRPNTDGLGLETLGVPLDDKGMPEVDPATLRIGGLNVFLAGDANGFRPLLHEAADEGHIAGRMAAPDAAGNGFCRRTPLSIVFSSPQVARVGLPLSRLGDRDVVSGSADFSTQARARMARTAGGLLRIHAERTTGRLLAAEMCVPSAEHLAHLLALAVERQMTVADMLAMPFYHPVLEEGLRSALRDLAKGVAGTGGSDLSDCPEIGHDALE
- a CDS encoding DsbA family protein, with product MNVTRRTLILTGSAAALMPLPAFAQEAELTVEDVLFDPDGPVLGNPEGDVTLVEYFDYQCPCCKSGHPMLMEAVARDGNIRLVMKDWPIFGGESLRATRLTLGAAEMGRFEAANAALMATKARLSAAQVDEALIGAGIDIAAATAAFAGSADKWNAYLARNMRQADSFGLAGTPAYIIGQTLYSGALTQDVLDEAIRAART
- a CDS encoding L,D-transpeptidase; the encoded protein is MPDHPKLPPLRLSKALLLLALTGLAACAAPPDVLPASGPQVDPALQAMYAPIQDGENAIPAVPAQYLSERNKRQEVAYWTEEEPGTIVVDPHERFLYFILEDNRALRYGVAVGKAGLAFAGTGNVPFKREWPGWTPTRNMLETQPEMYGKYAAGLEGGIDNPLGARALYLFKGGKDTMYRIHGTNDASSIGQATSAGCIRLFNQDILDLYERVPPNTRVVVLDEMQAGQGTTPPPATLSAANAMTPTKGKPIR
- a CDS encoding TlpA disulfide reductase family protein, which gives rise to MQGVEIGPLVFSGPRFAAITGIIVFLVVTEIMARARGPAFRRWSGQVVIGGILAARLGFVALHWPDFLADPASVLYLWQGGFSLVAAGVGVAGISLFHLWRRPQDAAMAGLALASAMALANVAFQISGDAAATALPPTAFATLAGDPVILSDRGGRPLVVNLWATWCPPCRRELPMMAEVAAGLTDVDMVFANQGEGPVIVERFLAREGLAPGTVVIDSGQDLYRHYGALGLPATLFIGADGRLQDAHLGKISRSQLNAGIARLKGQP
- the dsbD gene encoding protein-disulfide reductase DsbD translates to MTNASSPRPDRLKLLVGLALSLLLWGVVALAPAQAQSLRDRLGGQSTVEAPLRAEEAFALSATPSPAGGLVLHWRIAEGYYLYRDFLAAATPDGAALALETPTGISKDDPTFGPSEIYHDSVTARLAATGSTVSITWQGCQEDGLCYPPITRAVTPAGNILAEAAVAPVAGTAAPDTDGLTLTGGGDGMVAGLATRGGPLLVLAGFLGFGLLLAFTPCVFPMFPILAGMLARQGETLTASRGALLSGSYVLAMASAFGVLGMAAAWSGQNLQLALQSPLALGLVAGIFALLALSMFGLFELRLPAAMTTRLSRIGGGRRGSVGGAAVLGFTSALIVGPCVTAPLAGGLLYIAQTGDVALGAGALFALGLGQGIPLFIAGTFGARVLPRAGAWMEGARRVFGFVFLGMAIWLGARLVPGPLELALWAVFLIGTGVFLGAFDSLAATAGPVRRAGKTAGLVAMLGGVILAVGAAMGSDDPLRPLAGLRQGGALATPDLAFTSAHSPAALTAALRDATGPAMVYVTADWCVTCRTIERRVLPDAGLQASLAGLTLIKADVTDTGPEGRALLEKLGAVGPPTVVFLDAQRTEVVGTRLVGDVTIDTLSRSARMVN